The Metabacillus schmidteae genome has a segment encoding these proteins:
- a CDS encoding DeoR/GlpR family DNA-binding transcription regulator, translating to MLALERHERILDQLDKNKIVKVSELSNLLGVTEKTIRGDLELLENKGLLNRIHGGAVIAEDAGKMLPIAERQSGHSEVKLAIAREAFKLIQPNETILMDGGSTTLAIAELLGDFPITVITNDLKIANVLLTKTNVQLMVLGGMRIDKSSSLMGAQATEMLSRMRVNRLFFGTTGVSVDHGLTVFNSIHADWKKQIIRCADQITLLADSTKFEKVALIQFAALEEVNEIVTDSNLDHLVLEKFQEKNIRLHLAKI from the coding sequence ATGCTTGCTTTAGAACGGCATGAAAGAATTTTAGATCAATTAGATAAAAATAAAATTGTGAAAGTGTCAGAGCTTAGTAACCTTTTAGGTGTTACAGAAAAAACAATTCGTGGAGATCTTGAGCTCTTAGAAAATAAAGGATTGTTGAATCGCATACATGGTGGTGCAGTTATAGCTGAGGACGCCGGGAAAATGCTTCCGATAGCTGAGCGTCAGTCAGGTCATAGTGAGGTAAAGCTTGCTATTGCAAGAGAGGCATTTAAATTAATTCAACCAAATGAAACAATTTTAATGGACGGTGGAAGTACTACACTTGCTATTGCTGAGTTATTAGGTGATTTTCCTATAACCGTTATTACAAACGACTTAAAGATTGCGAATGTACTGCTAACTAAAACCAATGTTCAATTAATGGTTTTAGGAGGAATGAGGATCGACAAATCTTCCTCTTTAATGGGGGCGCAGGCAACAGAAATGCTTAGTCGTATGAGAGTAAACAGATTATTCTTCGGAACAACAGGCGTGTCAGTCGATCATGGTTTAACGGTATTTAATAGTATTCACGCTGACTGGAAAAAGCAAATTATTAGGTGTGCCGATCAAATTACATTGTTAGCAGATTCAACAAAATTTGAAAAGGTGGCCCTCATTCAATTTGCTGCACTGGAAGAAGTGAATGAAATTGTAACAGACTCTAATCTTGATCACCTTGTTCTAGAAAAATTCCAAGAAAAAAATATTCGACTTCATCTTGCGAAAATATAA
- a CDS encoding spore coat protein: MNNDYLDPINSLHVPELADTTFAMDFLIRAKEGVRNIAAALTETSSPDLRAILRKQLMQGIAMHQEITDLMVEKKWFHPHDLKEQYQLDQLSANNTKMIGNMNLFPNGTNRKGMFDRTPDEH; this comes from the coding sequence GTGAACAATGATTACTTAGATCCAATAAATTCTTTACATGTCCCCGAACTTGCAGATACCACCTTTGCGATGGATTTTCTTATTCGAGCTAAAGAAGGAGTAAGAAATATTGCAGCAGCTTTAACGGAAACCTCTTCCCCTGATCTAAGAGCTATATTACGTAAACAACTTATGCAAGGCATAGCCATGCATCAAGAAATTACTGACCTTATGGTTGAAAAAAAATGGTTTCACCCTCATGACTTAAAAGAACAATATCAATTGGATCAGCTATCAGCCAACAATACAAAAATGATTGGAAACATGAATTTATTCCCAAATGGGACAAATCGTAAAGGCATGTTCGATCGTACACCTGATGAACATTAA
- the larB gene encoding nickel pincer cofactor biosynthesis protein LarB, with protein MLEDILKEVQTGSLTINEAKEKLSTYENLGFAKVDHHRKKRQGFPEVVYGEGKTKEQILAIIKAIRSKENNVLVTRISKEKATHILEEYPEFTYHEIAQILFWKDEKQSEESKGYIAIVCAGTSDLKVAEEAAVTAEALGSNVRRFYDVGVAGIHRLFDSIEEIQNATVSVVVAGMEGALPSVVGGLVSHPILAVPTSVGYGANFNGLSALLTMLNSCASGISVVNIDNGFGAAYNAVLIDRLAQKGEEQQ; from the coding sequence ATGCTGGAAGATATTTTAAAGGAAGTACAAACGGGATCATTAACTATAAATGAAGCAAAAGAAAAGCTTTCAACATATGAAAACTTAGGATTTGCAAAGGTTGATCATCATCGAAAGAAGCGACAAGGGTTCCCGGAAGTCGTTTATGGTGAGGGAAAAACGAAAGAACAAATTTTAGCTATTATTAAAGCGATCCGATCAAAGGAAAATAACGTACTTGTTACACGGATTTCTAAAGAAAAAGCAACACATATTCTAGAAGAGTATCCTGAATTTACTTATCATGAGATCGCTCAAATTCTTTTCTGGAAAGATGAAAAGCAAAGTGAGGAATCCAAAGGGTATATTGCCATTGTCTGTGCAGGAACATCAGATTTAAAGGTTGCAGAGGAAGCGGCAGTAACAGCTGAGGCATTGGGAAGCAATGTTAGGAGATTTTATGATGTGGGTGTCGCAGGAATACATCGTTTATTTGATTCTATAGAAGAAATCCAGAATGCTACAGTTTCCGTTGTTGTGGCAGGAATGGAAGGCGCTCTTCCAAGTGTTGTTGGAGGTCTCGTTAGTCATCCAATCCTTGCCGTTCCAACAAGTGTAGGCTATGGAGCAAATTTTAATGGATTGTCTGCTTTATTAACGATGTTAAATTCATGTGCATCAGGGATAAGTGTAGTCAATATTGATAACGGCTTTGGAGCTGCATATAACGCAGTTTTAATTGATCGACTAGCTCAAAAAGGGGAAGAACAACAATGA
- a CDS encoding zinc-dependent alcohol dehydrogenase produces the protein MKAVTYQGIKNVEVKEVEDPKILKPDDMIIKVTSTAICGSDLHLIHGMIPNMQENYVIGHEPMGIVEETGPGVTKVKKGDRVIIPFNIACGECHYCKNQLESQCDNSNDNGEMGAYFGYSGNTGGYPGGQAEYLRVPFANFTHFKIPESCEEPDEKLSVISDAMTTGYWSVDNAGVKDGDTVIVLGCGPVGLFAQKFCWLKGAKRVIAVDYVDYRLQHAKRTNKVEIVNFESKENVGNYLKEITLGGADVVIDAVGMDGKMNDLEFLASGLKLQGGTMSALVIASQAVRKGGTIQITGIYGGRYNGFPLGDIMQRNVNIRSGQAPVIHYMPYMFELVSTGKIDPGDVVSHVIPLSEAKHGYEIFDTKTDNCIKVVLKP, from the coding sequence ATGAAGGCTGTAACATATCAAGGCATTAAAAATGTTGAAGTGAAAGAAGTTGAAGATCCAAAAATCCTAAAGCCGGACGACATGATTATTAAAGTAACAAGTACAGCCATTTGCGGTTCTGATTTACATTTAATTCATGGAATGATACCTAATATGCAGGAAAACTATGTAATCGGACATGAACCGATGGGTATTGTTGAAGAGACTGGACCAGGTGTCACAAAAGTAAAAAAGGGAGATCGTGTCATTATTCCTTTTAATATTGCATGCGGTGAATGCCACTACTGTAAAAATCAACTAGAGAGTCAATGTGATAACTCGAATGATAATGGAGAAATGGGCGCCTATTTCGGTTATTCAGGTAATACAGGTGGTTACCCTGGGGGCCAAGCTGAATATTTGAGAGTCCCTTTTGCTAATTTTACTCACTTTAAGATTCCAGAATCCTGTGAAGAACCTGATGAAAAGCTAAGTGTGATCTCAGATGCCATGACCACTGGCTATTGGAGTGTTGACAATGCAGGTGTGAAAGATGGCGATACGGTTATTGTCCTTGGATGTGGACCTGTTGGTCTCTTCGCTCAAAAGTTTTGTTGGTTAAAAGGAGCAAAGCGTGTCATAGCTGTTGATTATGTTGATTATCGATTGCAGCATGCAAAACGAACAAACAAAGTAGAGATTGTTAACTTTGAAAGCAAAGAAAATGTGGGGAACTATCTCAAAGAAATCACGCTAGGTGGAGCTGATGTCGTTATAGATGCTGTTGGGATGGATGGCAAAATGAATGATTTAGAATTCCTTGCATCAGGGTTAAAACTTCAAGGTGGAACAATGAGTGCACTTGTCATTGCCTCTCAAGCTGTTCGAAAAGGCGGCACCATTCAAATTACAGGTATTTATGGAGGAAGATATAACGGTTTTCCATTAGGAGATATTATGCAGCGTAACGTGAATATCCGTTCCGGTCAGGCTCCTGTTATTCACTACATGCCTTATATGTTTGAATTAGTATCAACAGGTAAAATTGATCCGGGCGATGTGGTCAGTCATGTTATCCCCTTGAGTGAAGCGAAACATGGTTATGAAATATTTGACACCAAAACAGATAATTGTATTAAAGTCGTTTTAAAACCATAA
- a CDS encoding spore coat protein has translation MNSIFESLTGMKALTDQVVAMDLLISAKSGVRNYAMALTESGTPEIKHTLTRHLEEALDMHEKISAYMVSKGWYHAFDTNEQIELNLKNIHTAMNLPTL, from the coding sequence ATGAACTCAATCTTTGAAAGTTTAACTGGTATGAAGGCATTAACAGATCAAGTTGTCGCAATGGATTTATTGATTTCTGCAAAAAGTGGAGTTAGAAATTATGCAATGGCATTAACTGAATCAGGTACCCCTGAAATAAAGCATACTCTTACTCGCCATTTAGAGGAAGCACTTGACATGCATGAAAAAATCTCCGCTTACATGGTTTCAAAAGGCTGGTACCATGCATTTGACACAAATGAACAAATTGAGTTAAATCTAAAAAACATACACACTGCTATGAACCTACCGACTTTATAA
- a CDS encoding ABC transporter ATP-binding protein, with the protein MTKPIIEIKNMSKSYELGDETVHALQDVSLQINEGDFLSIIGPSGSGKSTFMNMLGCLDTPDGGEYLLDGKNVATMKDQELAMVRNVKIGFVFQHFNLLNKLTALENVELPLVYRGMGAKERREKAASCLDLVGLTGRYQHLPTQLSGGQQQRVAIARALAGNPSVLLADEPTGALDSKTSKEVLQLLKELNAKGHVIILITHDLEVAKQAKRVVRIHDGKVFENGGDWFEPVGINQDGAKEYQRQ; encoded by the coding sequence ATGACGAAACCAATTATTGAAATTAAAAACATGTCAAAGTCATATGAGCTTGGCGATGAAACGGTACATGCCTTGCAGGATGTTTCCCTTCAAATAAATGAAGGGGACTTCCTATCCATCATTGGTCCTTCTGGTTCAGGAAAATCTACATTCATGAACATGCTTGGCTGCTTAGATACACCAGATGGAGGAGAGTACTTACTAGATGGAAAAAATGTCGCAACAATGAAAGATCAAGAGCTTGCTATGGTACGTAATGTGAAAATCGGGTTTGTCTTCCAACACTTCAATTTGCTAAATAAGCTGACAGCTTTAGAAAATGTTGAACTTCCCCTTGTTTATCGAGGAATGGGAGCGAAAGAACGTAGAGAAAAGGCTGCTTCTTGCTTAGATTTAGTGGGATTGACTGGGAGATACCAACATTTGCCAACTCAGCTTTCAGGTGGGCAACAGCAGAGGGTTGCGATTGCAAGGGCACTTGCGGGCAACCCTTCTGTCCTGCTGGCCGATGAGCCAACAGGTGCTTTAGATAGTAAGACAAGTAAAGAGGTCTTGCAATTGCTTAAAGAATTAAATGCAAAAGGACATGTGATCATTTTAATTACACATGATTTAGAGGTTGCAAAGCAAGCTAAACGGGTTGTAAGAATTCATGATGGTAAAGTTTTTGAAAATGGAGGTGACTGGTTTGAACCTGTTGGAATCAATCAAGATGGCGCTAAAGAGTATCAAAGGCAATAA
- a CDS encoding ABC transporter permease: MTGLNLLESIKMALKSIKGNKLRAFLTMLGIIIGVASVITLVGVGQGSSNSVTEEIGSLGTNLLTLSVTDTESVSLKEDQLEQFTVLNGISEVAPIVSGRITAIYGENSTQVSITGTTSSYLTVRDLSLSQGRFLSDMENELRQKVVVLGSDTASTLFPNTNPIGESIQINGVSFKVIGVLESVGSSLGTSGDSVIIAPLSTTQRVTKNTTIGTIYLNAQDEQMVDRAKFQVQGVMTTLFPNLSDYYSVSSQEDLMETMTSVSDTMTVMLGGIASISLLVGGIGVMNIMLVSVSERTKEIGIRKAIGANRKSILLQFLIEAVVLSVIGGLIGVVLGLGISKLIELFSSLSISYSPTVTLSAFLFSFAIGIIFGVFPANKASKLNPIQALRQE, translated from the coding sequence GTGACTGGTTTGAACCTGTTGGAATCAATCAAGATGGCGCTAAAGAGTATCAAAGGCAATAAATTAAGAGCTTTTCTTACCATGCTTGGAATTATCATCGGGGTTGCGTCTGTCATTACGTTGGTAGGCGTCGGTCAAGGCTCATCAAACTCAGTAACAGAGGAAATTGGTAGTCTTGGAACAAATCTATTAACTCTTAGTGTAACAGATACCGAATCAGTTTCATTAAAAGAAGATCAGCTTGAGCAATTTACTGTATTAAATGGAATTTCAGAAGTAGCTCCGATCGTTTCGGGAAGAATAACAGCAATATATGGTGAGAACTCTACACAAGTTTCAATTACGGGTACGACTTCATCCTATTTAACTGTTAGAGATTTATCACTAAGTCAAGGTCGGTTCTTATCTGACATGGAGAATGAGTTAAGACAAAAAGTGGTTGTATTAGGCTCGGATACTGCTTCAACTTTGTTTCCGAATACAAATCCAATTGGAGAGAGTATTCAAATAAATGGAGTATCTTTTAAGGTTATTGGTGTACTTGAATCTGTAGGTAGCTCACTTGGAACAAGCGGTGACAGTGTCATCATTGCTCCTCTTTCTACAACACAAAGAGTCACGAAAAATACAACGATAGGCACGATTTATTTAAATGCACAGGACGAACAAATGGTAGACAGAGCGAAATTTCAAGTACAAGGTGTGATGACGACACTATTTCCAAATCTAAGTGATTATTATTCGGTATCAAGTCAAGAGGATTTAATGGAAACAATGACATCTGTTTCAGATACCATGACAGTTATGTTGGGCGGCATCGCAAGTATATCCTTGTTGGTAGGCGGAATTGGTGTCATGAACATTATGCTTGTCTCGGTATCTGAGCGAACAAAGGAAATTGGGATCAGAAAAGCAATTGGTGCAAACCGCAAATCAATACTTCTTCAGTTCCTAATTGAGGCAGTTGTTTTAAGTGTAATTGGCGGACTTATAGGGGTTGTATTAGGTTTAGGTATTTCAAAACTAATTGAGTTATTCTCTAGTCTGTCCATATCGTATTCACCAACAGTTACATTATCAGCTTTCTTATTCTCTTTTGCCATTGGGATTATTTTTGGAGTATTCCCTGCAAATAAAGCTTCTAAATTAAATCCTATTCAGGCTTTGCGTCAGGAGTAA
- a CDS encoding cadherin-like beta sandwich domain-containing protein, protein MRKQLGIKLIAAGTIIGANVSAYPIAHANAEEITILENAAELQSVSIEEFNLDQEFSPDVKEYTASVENDIKTMNLLVEKKEEAAAITVNGEEIDSGVKISLPLSTGENEFVITVTNGTEVSSYSIVVVRAKNDNNQLSNLSLSNGNFNFDPEKTDYHIEVKNGISKLTLKPNAEADTSAVTINGTNVKGGDGYEAQLPVGSTTFTIIVTAENGNKKTYTVTVVREAEQTSSSNDIEEEKEQSVQDQPTAETSSKSNNSEATPTQAESNNRGTNSFANVDVLAVSNDSSTKSTESFGSSSTTSMSETKTTANLDSLSVSGGTWNKTFSSDSYTYHISLENDVKTLTLSADSEESSAEIFIEDEAISDNSTVTIGDKAKTAVSIVVKNDADRKTYVLIFEKDIEEGTTEEKETSDNTETETTTVSSKTDTEDTESMKESTANNQMNVRAERQTENPSFWQKLLSFFGL, encoded by the coding sequence ATGAGAAAACAGTTAGGAATAAAGTTAATTGCTGCCGGCACGATCATTGGTGCCAATGTTTCAGCCTATCCAATAGCTCACGCAAATGCAGAGGAAATAACCATTCTAGAGAACGCTGCTGAATTACAATCAGTATCAATTGAAGAATTTAACTTGGATCAAGAATTTTCACCTGATGTAAAAGAATATACGGCATCAGTTGAGAACGATATTAAAACAATGAATCTATTAGTAGAGAAAAAAGAGGAAGCAGCTGCAATTACAGTTAATGGAGAAGAAATTGACAGTGGAGTAAAAATAAGCTTACCACTATCAACAGGAGAGAATGAATTTGTAATTACTGTTACAAATGGAACTGAAGTATCTTCTTATTCGATTGTGGTTGTTCGAGCAAAAAATGATAATAACCAGCTTTCAAATCTATCTTTATCCAACGGGAACTTTAATTTTGATCCGGAAAAGACGGACTACCATATAGAAGTAAAAAACGGAATTAGTAAATTAACCCTAAAGCCTAATGCAGAAGCCGATACGTCAGCAGTAACAATTAATGGAACTAACGTCAAAGGTGGTGACGGATATGAGGCACAACTGCCTGTTGGTTCTACGACATTTACGATCATTGTAACAGCAGAGAACGGCAACAAAAAAACATATACTGTCACTGTTGTAAGGGAAGCTGAGCAAACTTCAAGTTCAAACGACATAGAGGAAGAAAAAGAACAATCAGTTCAAGATCAGCCAACTGCTGAAACATCTTCAAAAAGCAATAACTCGGAAGCTACTCCAACACAGGCAGAGTCAAATAATCGCGGAACAAACAGTTTTGCAAATGTTGATGTATTGGCAGTCTCAAACGATAGTAGTACAAAAAGTACCGAAAGTTTTGGATCATCTTCTACAACAAGTATGAGTGAAACAAAGACAACAGCCAATCTTGACTCATTATCTGTTTCGGGCGGTACCTGGAACAAGACGTTTTCTTCTGATTCGTACACGTATCATATCTCTTTAGAAAACGATGTGAAAACTCTCACTTTATCTGCTGACTCAGAGGAATCAAGCGCGGAAATTTTTATTGAAGATGAGGCGATCTCTGATAATTCGACAGTAACAATTGGAGATAAAGCAAAAACAGCCGTTTCTATCGTTGTCAAAAACGATGCGGATCGCAAAACATATGTATTAATCTTTGAAAAGGATATAGAAGAAGGTACGACTGAGGAGAAAGAAACCAGTGATAATACAGAAACTGAGACAACAACTGTTTCGTCAAAAACAGATACTGAAGATACTGAAAGCATGAAAGAATCAACAGCGAATAATCAAATGAATGTTCGTGCTGAAAGACAAACAGAAAATCCTTCTTTTTGGCAAAAACTTTTATCATTTTTCGGTTTATAG
- a CDS encoding spore gernimation protein GerQ: protein MNGNSLAPHESLDLHEIINFKTLCVAKSKLMQGLVFDDDLKKLMQKDVEQSIQALTELQAVYQRAPFEAPVPQNRPTPIIN, encoded by the coding sequence ATGAATGGTAATTCTTTAGCTCCACACGAGTCATTAGATTTACATGAAATAATTAACTTTAAGACACTTTGCGTAGCAAAATCAAAGCTAATGCAAGGTCTTGTTTTTGATGATGATCTTAAAAAGCTCATGCAAAAAGATGTAGAACAATCCATTCAGGCACTTACTGAATTACAGGCTGTTTATCAACGTGCACCATTTGAGGCTCCTGTTCCACAAAATCGTCCAACACCAATCATAAACTAA
- a CDS encoding bifunctional 4-hydroxy-2-oxoglutarate aldolase/2-dehydro-3-deoxy-phosphogluconate aldolase, with protein sequence MSHIDIIKETGVAAVIRGATTDNIIAIAEALKAGGVKVLEITVETPGACAAIEKASLELDDVLVGAGTVLDAETARIAIMSGAKFIFSPTTNSKTIEMAKRYGVVSIPGALTPTEILTAYENGADLIKVFPANVFGPSYIKDIHGPLPQVPLITTGGISVDNVGEYIKAGAAGVGVGSSLVNTKKELTSAYLSEITTTAAKFIKAVKEARGE encoded by the coding sequence ATGAGTCATATTGATATTATAAAGGAAACTGGAGTAGCAGCCGTTATTCGAGGGGCAACAACTGACAATATTATTGCTATTGCTGAAGCGTTAAAAGCGGGTGGAGTAAAGGTATTAGAAATAACTGTTGAAACACCAGGTGCATGTGCAGCAATTGAAAAAGCATCTTTAGAACTTGATGATGTTCTTGTAGGGGCTGGCACTGTTCTCGATGCTGAAACAGCACGAATTGCCATTATGTCTGGAGCGAAATTTATTTTTTCTCCTACGACAAATAGTAAAACAATTGAAATGGCCAAAAGATATGGAGTTGTGAGCATTCCTGGTGCGTTAACACCAACTGAAATCCTTACTGCTTATGAAAACGGAGCAGATTTAATTAAAGTATTTCCGGCAAATGTATTTGGACCAAGTTATATTAAAGATATTCATGGGCCTCTGCCTCAAGTTCCCCTTATAACAACTGGTGGAATCTCTGTAGATAATGTAGGTGAATATATTAAAGCAGGTGCAGCTGGAGTTGGAGTTGGCAGTTCGTTAGTAAATACGAAAAAGGAACTAACATCAGCTTACTTAAGCGAAATCACAACAACTGCAGCCAAGTTTATTAAAGCGGTGAAAGAAGCAAGAGGAGAATAA
- a CDS encoding efflux RND transporter periplasmic adaptor subunit, with the protein MKKWISIIVIIILAVGGGVWFFQSKQTATPVSAQAMTTTVQKGDIQVGVSGSGTVASINSSDITADLEGEVEEVLVEVNDVVEAGDELITFTDGSDPITAAHAGTITTIDVESGSRVQNSQVLGHITDYETLETVISIDELDISKMKVGQTAEITASAFPDETYEGTVTEVSKEGTAENGVSSFSVTVQLKDPKSLLIGMSTEVNIITESKQDVLYVPIESVKVNGEEKYVTLQESASSDTEASTTDQVVETGINDDQNIEIISGLTEGQTIQLQVNTSTASESTQGFTGGNREQGFPGAAGSGQGFPGNGGQGMPSGAGRGNE; encoded by the coding sequence GTGAAAAAGTGGATTTCAATTATCGTAATTATCATTCTAGCAGTAGGTGGAGGGGTTTGGTTTTTTCAAAGTAAACAAACAGCAACACCTGTTTCAGCACAAGCCATGACTACAACCGTTCAAAAAGGAGACATCCAGGTTGGGGTTAGTGGCTCAGGTACAGTTGCTTCTATTAATAGCTCTGATATCACAGCTGATTTAGAAGGAGAGGTTGAGGAAGTTTTAGTAGAGGTAAATGATGTTGTTGAAGCGGGAGACGAGCTTATTACTTTTACAGATGGAAGTGACCCGATTACAGCTGCTCATGCAGGTACAATTACGACCATTGATGTCGAAAGCGGTAGTCGTGTTCAAAATTCCCAAGTACTTGGTCATATCACAGATTATGAAACGTTAGAGACAGTGATTAGTATTGATGAGCTTGACATTTCGAAAATGAAAGTAGGACAAACAGCAGAAATTACAGCAAGTGCTTTTCCTGATGAAACATATGAAGGGACGGTAACAGAGGTTTCGAAAGAAGGAACGGCTGAGAACGGTGTTTCAAGCTTCAGTGTAACTGTACAACTAAAAGATCCAAAAAGCTTGTTAATTGGGATGTCAACAGAGGTCAACATCATTACAGAGAGTAAGCAGGATGTTCTTTATGTTCCAATTGAATCAGTAAAGGTGAATGGTGAAGAAAAATATGTGACCCTTCAAGAATCTGCTTCAAGTGATACTGAAGCAAGTACAACAGATCAAGTAGTTGAAACTGGAATTAATGATGATCAAAATATTGAGATCATTTCCGGTTTAACAGAAGGACAAACGATCCAGTTACAGGTTAATACGTCAACTGCAAGCGAATCTACTCAAGGATTCACAGGTGGAAATAGAGAGCAGGGATTCCCGGGTGCTGCTGGTAGTGGACAAGGATTCCCAGGTAATGGGGGACAAGGAATGCCGAGTGGAGCAGGAAGAGGTAATGAGTAA
- a CDS encoding sugar kinase produces the protein MDVVTIGESMVVFTPMSDGFMRNASQFSKKIGGAESNVAVGLARLGHQVGWISKLGDDEFGKAILACLKGENVDVSQVTFDSDAPTGIYFKEPRRQNSTRVYYYRKGSAASKLSPTNLNQEYLGKAKYLHITGITPALSESCKETVFEAIRLAKENGSTIVFDPNLRTKLWDEETARDTLLKMAREADIVLPGVDEGEFLFGESDPKRLGNLFLEQGAKVVVLKMGAEGAYYFTGKDSALIPGFPVKQVVDPVGAGDGFAAGFLSGLLDGLEVGKAVERANAVGALVTMVNGDVDGLPERDEVEQLLNKNSEDVVR, from the coding sequence ATGGATGTTGTAACAATTGGGGAATCAATGGTTGTTTTTACTCCAATGAGTGACGGTTTCATGAGAAACGCTTCTCAATTTTCAAAAAAAATTGGGGGAGCAGAGTCAAATGTTGCAGTTGGTCTTGCAAGATTAGGACATCAAGTAGGATGGATCAGCAAACTTGGTGATGATGAATTCGGAAAAGCTATCCTCGCCTGTTTAAAAGGGGAAAATGTTGATGTAAGTCAGGTAACTTTTGATTCTGATGCACCAACAGGGATATATTTTAAGGAGCCGAGAAGACAGAATAGTACAAGAGTTTACTATTATCGGAAGGGCTCTGCAGCGAGTAAGCTTTCGCCAACTAATCTTAATCAAGAATATCTTGGCAAAGCTAAATATCTCCATATCACCGGTATTACTCCGGCATTAAGTGAAAGCTGTAAGGAAACTGTTTTTGAAGCAATAAGGTTAGCCAAAGAAAATGGAAGTACAATTGTTTTCGATCCAAATCTTCGTACAAAGCTTTGGGACGAGGAAACAGCAAGAGACACATTGCTAAAGATGGCAAGGGAAGCCGATATTGTGTTGCCTGGTGTGGATGAGGGAGAATTTTTATTTGGAGAAAGTGATCCTAAAAGACTCGGAAATTTATTTTTGGAACAAGGTGCAAAAGTTGTTGTCCTGAAAATGGGAGCTGAGGGTGCGTATTATTTCACAGGAAAAGATAGCGCTTTAATTCCGGGGTTTCCTGTTAAACAGGTCGTGGATCCTGTTGGAGCAGGAGATGGTTTTGCGGCAGGTTTTCTATCAGGATTACTTGATGGGTTAGAAGTGGGCAAAGCAGTTGAACGTGCAAATGCTGTTGGTGCTTTAGTAACAATGGTTAATGGAGATGTTGATGGTTTACCTGAAAGAGATGAAGTAGAGCAATTACTAAATAAAAACAGTGAAGATGTTGTTCGATAA